Part of the Tetragenococcus koreensis genome, TACGTGTGCCTCCTTACTTTTGGACGATCCCTTAATGAAGAACGTCAACCCAAAACCAACAATACAAAACAGGATTGCTACTAAAAAGGCTGCTCGATATCCTGACAAGGTAGCACCTAAAGCTTGCTGACCATAAGCTAATGGTGTTTTTTCCAGCATGCTTTCCTTTGGCAAATTATTATTGGTAACGTTTGTCAACACACTGATTAAGATTGCCGTTCCGATCGAACTAGCTACTTGTCGGAAAGTATTATTGACGGCAGTCCCGTGACTAATTAATTTAGCTGGTAATGAATTCATCCCTGAAGTTGTGACTGGCATCATTACCATTGAGATTCCAAACATCCGTACGACATACAAAATGATAATGTAAGCCGCGGGCGTATTTTCCGTCAAAAAGGCAAAGGGCGCTGTTGAACAAGTTAAAAGAAACATCCCAATAATCGCTAAACGTTTCGCGCCGTATTTATCAAAAATTGAGCCAGTGATTGGGTTCATGACACCCACAACGAGTGCCCCAGGAAGTAGCATTAAGCCAGATTGCAAGGCGGATTCTCCATGAATATTTTGAATATACATTGGAACCACCATTGAAACACCGATCATTGCCATATTTGTTACACCAGCAAGAATAGCAGCTAAAGTAAAGGTGGATGATTTAAACACGCGCAATTCCAATAGCGGATTTTCAATATGCAGTTGACGCCAAACAAAAAAGACCAGAACAATCGCTCCAAGGCCAATAAATCCAATCACTTCAAAACTTCCCCAGCCGTTATTTCCAACACTAGAGAAGCCATATAGCAAAGAACCAAATCCAATAGTAGATAATACCACTGATAAAAGGTCAATTTTAGGGTTAGACAATGGAATGACACTACGCATTAAGAAAAAAGACATGATTAGGACTAGAACCACGATAGGGATCACAATGCCAAATAATTGACGCCATGAATAATGATCAATCACCCAACCAGAAAGTGTGGGGCCTAAAGCAGGAGCTAATGCAATAACAATACCCACCATTCCCATTGCAGCACCACGCCGTTCAGGTGGAAAAATAGTATACATAATGTTTTGTAGTAACGGCATAGAAATTCCTACACCTGCAGCTTGCACAAGACGGCCAATCAAAAGCACCGAAAAAGTAGGTGCTATAAAACAAGTGATTGTTCCAATCAAAAAAACCATCATGGCAAATAAATATAAATTTTTTGAACTAAATTTATTAATCATCCAAGCGGTAATAGGGATCATAATCCCATTTACTAATAAAAATCCAGTAGTCAGCCACTGTACATCAGAAGCTGAAATATCAAAAGTACGCATTAAAGTTGGAAAAGCAGTGTTTAATAATGTTTGGTTCAATACCGTACAAAAACTGCCGACCATTAAAATCGCTACGATAATGCTACGATTATATGGTTTTCCATGAATATCAAGTGGTTGTTCGTTTCCCATAGTTCTCTTCCCTTCTATTTTTTCAACTTAACTACTTTATTCTTTTTTGCAGATTTTGTCAACTAACTTGACATCTATGTAATGTGAACTATAATCCAAGTAATGACACTACAAAAAGAAGGTATCTTATGGTAAATTCCTTAAAAGACTTATTAGTCAGTGATGATTTATTAGTTGGAATTAGTGAATTAAGTAAAATGAGCGGAACTTCTCCTAGACAATTACGTTATTGGGAAGAAAAAGGAATGATCACCTCCGTTGCTAAGGATGCTGAAACTGCAGCACCCCGCAATTATCGTTTATTGACTGTGATAAAGGTAGAACTAATTCAAGGTTTTTTAGATGAAGGTTTCACTTTGCAAAAAGCCGATGAAAAAGCAGAGAAGTATCTCAAAAAAGTAGCGCATATTAGAAAAATTTTCGCTAAAACGATCCGAGATGTAGAAGTTATCAATGACCGCTACACTGTTTTTACTATTGGAGACTTTGAACCAAACGGTGAACTGCTAGCTATTATTTATGATGATATGGATGAAAAACTTACGTATCAAGTTTTTGATACACAAGCAACGATTGATTACCAACAACTTATTCAAAAAAATTAATCTTAATAAATAAGCAACGCTATCTATAAATCAGACAGCGTTGCTTATTTTTAACACTTTATAGACAAGCGCCATTTTTTAATGATACAAGTCAAAACGACCTTTTGCCATAACTTCTTTCAAACCACCTGTTTTTAATAAGGAACGGTTCATAATCATTTTTTTCATAAATGAAGCTGGGTAGCCTTGGACTGCCGTACTTCCCACATAGCCAAAAGCATGTGTGTTGCCAATTGAAGCGACCGACCCTAGTGACTTGAATGTAAACGGTTCAGTCGATTCGCCTTTGATTTGATGTTGAATATTTTTAGCCGCGTGATCTCCCATTTGTAAGGAAATTTGTCCAGTCGTCGGATAAGGGCGGTTACTTTCTTTATCCATCACAGCGGAAACATCGCCAATGATATAGATGTTATCATGGTCCGGATCAGTTAAATCATCACTTACCATTACTCGTCCTCGTTTTTCACTAAAGCCAGAATCTCCAACAACATGACTGCCACTGACGCCAGTCGTCCAAATAACTGTACCTGCTTCAAGTTCTTCTTCCCAGTCATCCGTGCCGTAAACCACTTTTTCTGGTTTAATTGCTTTTATCGGGCTAGAAGTCAATAAATGAACGCCCCATTTATTTAAGTAGTCCAGACAATATTGTGTCAACTTATCATTAAACATTGGAAGAATGCTTGACATTGCTTCGATGCAGTAGATTTCGATTTCTGCTGGATCAACACCAGCTATTTTAGCGTATCGCTCTTTGCCTTCATGTAAGGCGCCAACCAATTCGATTCCCGTAAAACCAGCACCGCAAACGACTAATCGTAAATATTTCTTGTCTTGGCTTTCTTTATATTTTTTCATCATCGCTTGAATATGCGCGTAAACTTTTTCAGCAGTTTGAACATCTACCATTTCCAAAGCATTTTCTGTTGCCCCAGAAATACCAAAGGTTTCTGTTTCAAAACCTAAAGCAACCACTAAATAATCATAATGTAATGGTTGATTATTTTTTAAATCAACCACTTGTTGGTCAGGATCAATTTTTTTCACTTCATCTTGGATAAATGTTGTCGTTTTCGAATTCACTACATCCTTAATAGGATAGATGATTTTTTCTTTCGGTTGATTCCCAGAAGCAACTTCATGTAAATCTGTTGCCTCATAGTGATAGTCGTTGCGATCAACTAAAGTAATATGCAGGTCACTTTGCTTTTGTAGCTCCCGTAAAGTTCTCAATCCTGCATATCCTGCGCCTAAAATCGCGACTTCCTTCATGATACGTCCACTTCTTTCTATTTTTTATGATATAAATATTCCTATAGCATAGGTAATGAATTGTACAATTGATCCTACTGCAAGAATCTTAACCGCGCAACGAAATGTCTTACTTTTAACTTGCTCTTGTAAAAAAAGTTTTACTTGGCCATAAACAAATGGTAGGGCTAAAAATGATAACAGCACAGTCCAAGGAGCTAGACCTAAAAGAAATGAAGCTAAAATTGCTACAAAAGCAATTCCGTTCATTCCCACAAATAGGCGTAGTGCATTGGTTTTCCCTATGTAATGAACTAAAGTATAGCGCCCATTTTTTTCATCTTCTTCTTTATCACAAGTATTATTGGCTAGCATTAAGTTAGCGATCCACATCGTATTTGGCAATGCAATAACTACAATACCTAAAATCGCCGAAAAACTCCATTGAAATGCTTCAAAAGTATTGATATACACACAAATTAATGAAATCATAAAGCCCATGGTAATGCCGGAAGAGATTTCGCCTACGGGTAAGCTTGATAACGGCCGTGGCCCCGACGAATAAAAAATACCCACTAGATAACAAAATAACCCCATCCACAAAAGTGGCCAACCGACCACCGAAGCTAAAGCAATCCCAATAAGTGCAGATACGGTAATCATTGTAACCATCAACCAAAACACCAAACGCAGCGATAAGTTCTCGCGTCCGATAATATTGGTTTTTTCCTTATAATCATGCCCTTCTCTAGCATGACGATAATCATTATAGTTATCTAAAATATCTACTGCCATATTAAAAATAAACATGGCTACAAAATAAATGGCTACATAACCGACATGAATTGTGCCATAATGATACCAACTATAACAAAGTCCGATTAGAAACGGGAGAACACTTGCTGTTTTCGCCTTCATTTCTACCAATTCTAAAAAAACAGCTACTGACATTTTTCTATCCTTTCTTTTTTTTACAGCATAAAAGTAGCCTTTTTGTCCAATAATAAGTTAGAATAGTTCTGTTATTACCAAACGTTGAAAGGAACGTACAAATGCTATCTTACTGGAACGATTATCCCACTATTCAAAGTAAACTCCAAACCGTTTGCTCATTAATTGAAGAACAATTATGTGTGCGAAATAAAGATATTCAAGAAACACTCATTGAATTTGCCAGATCAGGCGGCAAATACTTACGCCCAGCGTATTTTCTCCTATTTTCTGAGTTAGGGGATCCAGCCAAAAAAGATCAAAAACAACTGATACAGATTGCTGCCTCAATTGAAATCTTACATATGGCTACCTTAATTCATGACGATATTATTGATGACTCGCCACTGCGTCGTGGCACTGTCACGGTACAATCAAAATATGGAAAAGACATTGCCGTATACGCTGGCGATTTGTTATTTACTCAGTTTTTTGATTTACTCACACAAGCCATGAATGGCTCTTCTTATTTAGGAATTAACGCAGCTTCCATGAAACGTCTTTTACTAGGCGAATTAGATCAAATGCATACCCGCTTTAATAAGCAAGAAACTATTGAAGATTATTTACGCAGCATTAATGGGAAAACTGCTGAATTATTTTGGCTAGCTTGTATACAAGGCGCCCATTTTGGTAAGTCAGCTGAAAAAATTGAAACTTTAGCGGGCCAAATTGGACGCAACATTGGGATTGCGTTTCAAGTCTATGATGATATCTTAGATTACACTGCTGATCAATATATTTTACAAAAACCCATTTTGGAAGACTTAGCACAAGGAGTTTATACTTTACCACTGATTTTGGCAAAAGAAAAAAACCCGGAAGTGTTTGCCCCTTACTTGGCTAAGGAAAGTGAGCTTTCTTTAGAAGAAGCACAGAAAGTAGCAGAATTAGTTGTTACTTATGGGGGAGTACAAAAAGCGAAAGATTTTGCCCAGCGTTACACTGAACAAGCTCTACAAGGCATCACCAAATTACCTGAAGGACAAGCCAAAGAAGAAATCAAGCAATTGACTAAACAATTGTTACAACGAACGTTCTAACTAAAAAACTCTTGCGTGCTTACAATAAAGCTGCAAGAGTTTTTTAGTAAAAATGGTAGTGCAGTCTTCCATTTTTCGCATGTATTTATATTTTAAAATTAGCCTAAAATATAATTATTAGAAAATAATTAAAAAAATTAATAGAATTTTCTGGATATTATATCTAAAGCTTGCTATAATACTGAAATATAACACTAATTGAAAAGAGGAATGCTGCTTGAAACCTTATGAATTGAATGATATCAGTTATCTTTCCATCCCTTTACCAGATGATATAACACGAGCTAAAGAGAATGGAAATTTTACTTTGGCCGAAGAATTAATTCGCGAAAAGCTTAACTTTGCTAAAACTAGTCAAACATTAAAGCAACGTTTAGAAGGGGAGCTGGCTGTCTTATCTGCCTTAGGCGAAGATCAATTCCCTTTTGACGAACAACAGGCACAAAAGATGTTGGAAGAAGCGTTCGAAAAGGTAGAACCAGATGAAATACAAGAACTCGTTCGCACTAATAACGTCGAATGGACCTACAAAAAAGGGCAAAAGTATTTCCATCGCCGTTTTATTGAAAATTTAGTCAAAACGCGACATGACTATTATGAACGTTATCGTTATGAAGAAGAAAACTCGATTGATAACGAGCGACAAACAGAGCTTGATGACAACATCATAGAAATGAAAAAAAATGGACAACGCAAAGCAAAAATTACCTTAAAACAGTCCATTGCTCCAAGTGTCACTATAACTGATCAAGAAGGCCCATTCCTTGCTCACTTGCCATTGCCTAGAACAAATGGACATGTGAATAAGCAAGAGGTGTTCGCTACCACAGGTCCTGTGTTAGACATTGCCAACCCTACCGCTTGTCAACGCACAATTGCTTTTCAAACAGATAATATTAATGACCTGTTTTTTGAAGTAAAACACGAATATGAAATAAAAGCGAACTATCATGACCTATTTGACGTTATGGAAAATCAAAAAGACTTTCCTAAAAAGCTTTCAGATGAAGAAAAAAAACAATTTCAAAATGAATTGGCAGAAAAAAGCCCTCATATTTTATTTACCGATTTCTTAGATAAATTACTAGCAGAAATGACGACAAAAGAAATGAATTTACTAGAAAAAGCGTATAAAATTTATGAGTTTGTCACTACGAAAGTAAATTATTCTTATATGAGAGAATATTTCACTATTCCTAATATCAGCGAATATTGCGCAGTTAATCAAAAAGGAGACTGTGGTGTGCAAGCGATTTTATTTATTACTTTGTGTCGTATGGCGGGAATTCCAGCAAAATGGGAATCAGGTCTGTATATATCAGAATACACTCAAGGTCCACATGACTGGGCAAAATTCTATTTACCAACCATTGGCTGGGTTTATGCAGATGCCTCATTTGGCGGTAGCGCTTATCGTGGTCACAACACTGAACGATGGAAATATTACTTTGGCAATCTTGATGTATTCCGAATGCCCGCCAACGATGATATTCAAGCTGATTTCACCGTCGCAAAAAAACAATTACGAGCTGATCCGATTGATAACCAACGAGGCGAATTTGAATCAAATCAACGTAGTTTTCGTTTTAATGAGTTGGATTGGAATGTCACTTTAATAGGGTTTGAGTTTTTATAAATCTAATTTAATCAAAAGGAGGAGCTTCAATGAAAAAGAAAATAATGTTGGTTTGTGTTAGTTTTATAATGGGTATCAGTCTCGTTGGTTGTACGACTGGTCAAAATACCGAAGACTCTGGCAATTCAGATAATGGTAATAATGAACAAGCAGTCACTTTAATGGAAGCCAATGAAGTTGCCTCTATGAACACGTTAGTCACACAAGATACTGCAAGTATCAACGCGCAAGTTCATGTCTTTGAAGGTTTATATAGTATCGATCAGGAGAATGAAGTTGTGCCAGCTGTGGCAACAGATATGCCAGAGATTTCTGAAGATGGCAAAACGTATACCATTCAATTACGCGATGATGCAAATTGGAGCAATGGGGATCCAGTTACCGCAGATGATTTTGTTTATGCCTGGCGTAGGCTAGCGAGTCCGGAAAATGAAGCGAACTATATGTTTTTACTTGATGGAACAATTGAAAACGGCTCTGAAATCATCAATGACGGTATGGATCCAGAAGAATTAGGAGTCAAAGCGGTCAATGATAAAGAACTAGAAATCCAATTGGAAAAACCGGTTCCTTATTTCACATCACTCATGACTTTCCCACCATTTTTCCCACAAAATGAAGAATTTGTGGAAGAACAAGGAAAAGAATATGGGAACGATAGTGAAAAAATTCTATCAAATGGTGCTTTTACTATGGAAAATTGGGATCAGTCCTCCATGGAGTGGGATCTAACAAAAAATCCGGAATACTATGATGCTGATAAAGTAAAATTAGAGGACGTTCACGTAGATGTCATCAAAGAAGCGGTGACCGCGTTTAATTTATTCCAAAGCGGCGAATTAGATCAAGCGGAAATCTTCGGTGAATACGTCAAACAAAACGAAGATAATCCGAATCTGCAAAAAGTTCCAGATTCAAAAGTGTTCTACTTTAAAATGAATCAAAAATCAAATGATGAAGACACTATCTTTGCTAATAGCGACGTTCGTAAAGCTGTAGCTTATGCCATCGACAAAGAAAGCATAGTGGAAAATGTATTGGCAGATGGCTCGTCTGCAAGTTATGGTTACATTCCAGAAGGTTTCGTCAAAAATCCCGAAACTGATGCAGATTTCCGTGAAGATGCTGGAGATCTAATGGAAACTAACGAGAAAAAAGCCAAAGAGCATTGGGAAAAAGCCAAGGAAGAAATCGGTGATGAAATTACCATTGAATTATTAACCTCTGATGAAGATGACGAGAAAAAGGTAGCAGAAACGGTACAATATCAATTACAAGAGGCCCTCCCTGGGTTAAAACTTGAAGTCAAATCAGTGCCTTTAAATAATTCAATCGAATTAACGCGTAACAGTGAATATGAACTTGCAATCGGACGTTGGGGACCGGATTATCAAGATCCAATGACTTATTTGGAATCTCTACGTTCGCCTAACAATACCAATTATGAAAGTGATACGTACGATGATCTATTGGACCAAATTTCCAATGACTACGGCAATGATCCAGAAAAACGTTGGCAAGCAATGATCGAAGCAGAAAAAACGTTGGTTGAAGATGATACTGCGATTGTTCCGTTGTATCAACAAACACGTTCGTTGTTAGTCAGAGACAACTTACAGGGGATCTACTATCCTAGTTTTGGCGCTTCTACCATTTTCAAATACGCTACTTCTGACTAATTAAATTTTGAAGATGAGAGTTGGGCTGTTTTACGTCCCTCTCCTCTTCTTTTTTTATTGAACAATACAAATAACTGTATTTTCTTTATCTAGTTATCTTAGAGAAAATTTTGTATTTTCTGCTAATGAAAGCAATCGATCACAAAAGCATTGTTTATTCAGCTGCTGAATAAGCAGTAAAATAAAAAACTTCTGAAAAAGTCCGCAAAATTACAGCTTTCTTCAGAAGTTTATTTTTTAGTAAATATACGTGTCTTCAGCGCCTTCTTGATAAATCTCTATAACTAGCTTGTGTGGAAGACAAATACTTGTTTCGCCAGGCTCAGAAATCCAGCCTGTTCTAACCGCAATTTGATCCGGACTATTATCCTGTTTTACCCGCGCTCGTCCGTCTTCAACTTCAACAATATTATACTGACCTTCTGCTGGATAATAGGTTTTTTTAACCGAGTTATCCTCATCCAGCGAAAAACGATCAACTTCTTCGCCATCAATACGAATCACAGCGTATTTTTCCATTGTTTCGTCTGCTTGACCTTGGTCTTGCTGAAAATAAAAAATAACAACAGGAAGAAAAGATGCGATCACTAAAATACCAATAATGATCACATCTCCTATTTTCATGTGCGCTTTCTGACTAATTTCTTTTAACTTTCCTTTTTTAAACAATGTGCACGCATCCTCTAGGCAGTTAACCTTAAAAAGTTGGTGATAAAACTAGCTGCAAATATAAAGCTTATACAACAATCCTAACTATTTCATAACCAAAATTAATTGCCAATGTGTTTAATCATATAATACTTGTCATGAGGCTCAAAATCAATTGTATCATAATCGACTTAACGAAGGATTTAAAAATACCCCAGTGCACACTTACTTTCACATAAAATGAGTAAAAAGTATTAGATTTATTCAGTTGATTCTTCTGGTTGAACCTCTTCTCCCTCAGTATCAGTTGTTTTTTCTAAAGCCTTTAGGTTATCTTGCATCACAGAAACATAATCTTCACCATTATCTATTTGATTATCTGTTAAGCTTTCTAATGGATTCAATACTTCTAGTTCAACGCCCACTTCATCAGCTAGCGTTTGCGCTATTTTATCTGACGCATTTTCTTCAAAATAGATATAGTGGATATCATTGTCTTCCACATAATCTTTCAATTCTGCTAAGCGTTCTGGGCTAGGTTCTTCATCTGGCGACAACCCTGAGATAGGCACTTGGTTCAAATCATATTCATTTGCCAAATATCCAAAAGCCGCATGTTGAGTCACA contains:
- a CDS encoding prenyltransferase, producing MSVAVFLELVEMKAKTASVLPFLIGLCYSWYHYGTIHVGYVAIYFVAMFIFNMAVDILDNYNDYRHAREGHDYKEKTNIIGRENLSLRLVFWLMVTMITVSALIGIALASVVGWPLLWMGLFCYLVGIFYSSGPRPLSSLPVGEISSGITMGFMISLICVYINTFEAFQWSFSAILGIVVIALPNTMWIANLMLANNTCDKEEDEKNGRYTLVHYIGKTNALRLFVGMNGIAFVAILASFLLGLAPWTVLLSFLALPFVYGQVKLFLQEQVKSKTFRCAVKILAVGSIVQFITYAIGIFIS
- a CDS encoding polyprenyl synthetase family protein is translated as MLSYWNDYPTIQSKLQTVCSLIEEQLCVRNKDIQETLIEFARSGGKYLRPAYFLLFSELGDPAKKDQKQLIQIAASIEILHMATLIHDDIIDDSPLRRGTVTVQSKYGKDIAVYAGDLLFTQFFDLLTQAMNGSSYLGINAASMKRLLLGELDQMHTRFNKQETIEDYLRSINGKTAELFWLACIQGAHFGKSAEKIETLAGQIGRNIGIAFQVYDDILDYTADQYILQKPILEDLAQGVYTLPLILAKEKNPEVFAPYLAKESELSLEEAQKVAELVVTYGGVQKAKDFAQRYTEQALQGITKLPEGQAKEEIKQLTKQLLQRTF
- a CDS encoding NAD(P)/FAD-dependent oxidoreductase, which encodes MKEVAILGAGYAGLRTLRELQKQSDLHITLVDRNDYHYEATDLHEVASGNQPKEKIIYPIKDVVNSKTTTFIQDEVKKIDPDQQVVDLKNNQPLHYDYLVVALGFETETFGISGATENALEMVDVQTAEKVYAHIQAMMKKYKESQDKKYLRLVVCGAGFTGIELVGALHEGKERYAKIAGVDPAEIEIYCIEAMSSILPMFNDKLTQYCLDYLNKWGVHLLTSSPIKAIKPEKVVYGTDDWEEELEAGTVIWTTGVSGSHVVGDSGFSEKRGRVMVSDDLTDPDHDNIYIIGDVSAVMDKESNRPYPTTGQISLQMGDHAAKNIQHQIKGESTEPFTFKSLGSVASIGNTHAFGYVGSTAVQGYPASFMKKMIMNRSLLKTGGLKEVMAKGRFDLYH
- a CDS encoding peptide ABC transporter substrate-binding protein, translating into MKKKIMLVCVSFIMGISLVGCTTGQNTEDSGNSDNGNNEQAVTLMEANEVASMNTLVTQDTASINAQVHVFEGLYSIDQENEVVPAVATDMPEISEDGKTYTIQLRDDANWSNGDPVTADDFVYAWRRLASPENEANYMFLLDGTIENGSEIINDGMDPEELGVKAVNDKELEIQLEKPVPYFTSLMTFPPFFPQNEEFVEEQGKEYGNDSEKILSNGAFTMENWDQSSMEWDLTKNPEYYDADKVKLEDVHVDVIKEAVTAFNLFQSGELDQAEIFGEYVKQNEDNPNLQKVPDSKVFYFKMNQKSNDEDTIFANSDVRKAVAYAIDKESIVENVLADGSSASYGYIPEGFVKNPETDADFREDAGDLMETNEKKAKEHWEKAKEEIGDEITIELLTSDEDDEKKVAETVQYQLQEALPGLKLEVKSVPLNNSIELTRNSEYELAIGRWGPDYQDPMTYLESLRSPNNTNYESDTYDDLLDQISNDYGNDPEKRWQAMIEAEKTLVEDDTAIVPLYQQTRSLLVRDNLQGIYYPSFGASTIFKYATSD
- a CDS encoding MerR family transcriptional regulator, coding for MVNSLKDLLVSDDLLVGISELSKMSGTSPRQLRYWEEKGMITSVAKDAETAAPRNYRLLTVIKVELIQGFLDEGFTLQKADEKAEKYLKKVAHIRKIFAKTIRDVEVINDRYTVFTIGDFEPNGELLAIIYDDMDEKLTYQVFDTQATIDYQQLIQKN
- a CDS encoding NusG domain II-containing protein translates to MKIGDVIIIGILVIASFLPVVIFYFQQDQGQADETMEKYAVIRIDGEEVDRFSLDEDNSVKKTYYPAEGQYNIVEVEDGRARVKQDNSPDQIAVRTGWISEPGETSICLPHKLVIEIYQEGAEDTYIY
- a CDS encoding MDR family MFS transporter; this translates as MGNEQPLDIHGKPYNRSIIVAILMVGSFCTVLNQTLLNTAFPTLMRTFDISASDVQWLTTGFLLVNGIMIPITAWMINKFSSKNLYLFAMMVFLIGTITCFIAPTFSVLLIGRLVQAAGVGISMPLLQNIMYTIFPPERRGAAMGMVGIVIALAPALGPTLSGWVIDHYSWRQLFGIVIPIVVLVLIMSFFLMRSVIPLSNPKIDLLSVVLSTIGFGSLLYGFSSVGNNGWGSFEVIGFIGLGAIVLVFFVWRQLHIENPLLELRVFKSSTFTLAAILAGVTNMAMIGVSMVVPMYIQNIHGESALQSGLMLLPGALVVGVMNPITGSIFDKYGAKRLAIIGMFLLTCSTAPFAFLTENTPAAYIIILYVVRMFGISMVMMPVTTSGMNSLPAKLISHGTAVNNTFRQVASSIGTAILISVLTNVTNNNLPKESMLEKTPLAYGQQALGATLSGYRAAFLVAILFCIVGFGLTFFIKGSSKSKEAHV
- a CDS encoding transglutaminase-like domain-containing protein, translating into MKPYELNDISYLSIPLPDDITRAKENGNFTLAEELIREKLNFAKTSQTLKQRLEGELAVLSALGEDQFPFDEQQAQKMLEEAFEKVEPDEIQELVRTNNVEWTYKKGQKYFHRRFIENLVKTRHDYYERYRYEEENSIDNERQTELDDNIIEMKKNGQRKAKITLKQSIAPSVTITDQEGPFLAHLPLPRTNGHVNKQEVFATTGPVLDIANPTACQRTIAFQTDNINDLFFEVKHEYEIKANYHDLFDVMENQKDFPKKLSDEEKKQFQNELAEKSPHILFTDFLDKLLAEMTTKEMNLLEKAYKIYEFVTTKVNYSYMREYFTIPNISEYCAVNQKGDCGVQAILFITLCRMAGIPAKWESGLYISEYTQGPHDWAKFYLPTIGWVYADASFGGSAYRGHNTERWKYYFGNLDVFRMPANDDIQADFTVAKKQLRADPIDNQRGEFESNQRSFRFNELDWNVTLIGFEFL